Genomic window (Manduca sexta isolate Smith_Timp_Sample1 chromosome 26, JHU_Msex_v1.0, whole genome shotgun sequence):
aaataatgttgaaattgattattattaatagaatttTCATAGCACATTCAATAAAGTTCCAAAACATCGACAGCTAAACAAGCAGATATCACGCCTTtgttcccgaaggggtatacagagtgTGCAACCATGGCACCCTACTTTTCAAcgagtgttccgtcccatgataggatGGTCTGTAAACCCATTGCAATATCCaacataaatttcagactctgaGCTGACGCTGAGGAGATAAACTCAAagccaaaatataatatgatcttTTTAGGCAAGAATAACAATCATGAACATAAATAGCTGTCAATCGGCTATGTCTGTGGGATTCTTGAGATGCAATTAGATATccatattgttattaaataaaaaaaacgcctTATTATTCCTTGCATTATTACAAGAATATCTTATTACTAATCggtgtatattttgttgttaaacttaaattaattgttagttttgttatatttttctttaatgcaAGTAATCACTTATTGGATAAAGGCCTCCTCCAaccattattaattatgagccaataataaataccaaaacATACCTGTCTCCCTGAAGACGAGTAGGGTTGTTTGTACTTTAGCGTCTTCCCATATTATCGCACGTTGTAGGTAATGCATCATGCGAACTGGTGGAGTTGTTAGGATTTTAATGGAGATTAACTCTTGTATTAACTACTATCTTAAAAACTTTAACGGAGTTTATTGAACTGTTAATACAGTGATATAAATGTAATGATTTTAAGCATACAATTAATAGAatattgaagtttttttttaaaatgttttttaaatatcttaccTTTTTTCAACTTCGACGGCGATTTTGACCACAGAGCCCAGCGTTCTGCTGTTTTCTTCCATACGTGATTCCATCTTTTTCGACATATTCTTACCCAAAGTTGTTTCCGAAACGAATCCAACCGTTTCGTAACTAaggaaaggaaaaataaatatcgtcACAACCTGAATATTGTATGTACGAGAtcagaattaaaacaaaaaaccaaTTTCCTATATGGTAGACAATTTAACTTATTGAACTTGACTAGTGATTCACTTTGCCCATGTAGCAAGACGGCAGTCAGACAACCTGGATAAATTGAATGTAGTAGGTAGAGTAGACGGTAAAAAACCTAGAATCCGATCACCTATTCGATGTTTGACGGCAATAAAATGAAATCCCAGTCCCCCGGATGCTCTGTGGCAGGCACAAGACAGGCTGGAGTGGAAGCAGCTCGTCAGCACCACCAAGACTTATCAAAGTGGGCACGACCTTCAGTCATGAAGAAAACGACATAGAAAAAGTGATTCACAACTACGATTACGCGAAggatattaaatatcaaaagttttttttaagtaaacaaCTTGTAGTCGGAATATACGTTTGACGAGAAATCATTACTTCATGTGTATgtattaacccgtgaggtagctgaatgtttgccggcaaacattgacagctacgcgtgtgacggaaaaataaccttattatgtagtatatatgtagtatataaggttataatcccgtgacacacgcaaatgtcatgtagctgtcttggctcgccggcgattcacgagagaccaagagttaaactCACATCTGTACCGGATGCTGGGATACGTTCTAAATCGTCGGCATTTCTTACAACGTTCTTTTTTGCTGCATCttgttttaaacttttgtcGGAGCAGTTGTTTCTTCCAGCAATTCGAGTTGTGATAATGTTGACGAGAATCTAAAATCGTAATATTCTGTTTTTAGTTTCTTCCTAATTTAACTTTAAGCTGTTAAGTACATGTTCATCTTATtgattgtgatataattgaatcATGAAGCAAATGTTACTATTCACATCtctatctttataattttaatagcagccaaaattttaaatgactaAGCATTACATGGGAGTGCGCTATGATCCTTAAACACAAGACCGTACGTACCTATTACCTATCTacctataagtattttttaaaagaataacatacattgcttaaataatttaatacattactATTTTCATCATGTTCCCGAGAATTACGATGCAAGTATTTCAAAGCGGTTTCCTTATCATTTGATGGCGTCTTCAGTAAGTTTTCACTTCGACGAGACTTGCATTGCGGAGTCCAATCGTCGGCACTGTGTACCTCAAGTATACTGCAGTCATCTATCCGTTCTAGAGTACATTGGCTGGACAGTTCCTCTATCAGTTCAGTATCAGTTGCCAGAATACTGCTTACGGTTTTTGACGAATCACAACCTTAGAGAGAATAGGtagtatatttagaatattatgaAACTTTTTCATAGATTTCGTTTTAATTATACCCTTCgacctataaataaatgtcaagtGTATATGAACgatacgtaaaataaaaaatagttttctacTGGTGTATGATATTATTGTCGTAAAGATTATCGAGTCACCTTCGAAATTAATTGTCTTTTGCAGTATCTCTGATGGACATTcgatataagatatattttctttGCGACATTCTCTATCTTGGTCATTAAGTTCTTTTACTTTTAGAATATATTCCTCATGTTCGAACAGTTCTGAAAATAATGCCAATTAATTACCGACGTTTACGAGCAGCAAGATGATTGTTAATGACCGATTTATCCAAACCCTCAACGTcaaaataaaagtgaaattatgtatgttactaatataatacttaaGACTGCGTCTaaatttttaacacaaataaaaaaataaagttgaagagtCTGTTTGTTCTTTTTTACTTACTGGTCCAAGTATGAACATTGTTTTACAAAACGCAGCTATATATAAGAGTGTTTTTTTCAGAAACGGATATAATGTGTGTGGACCCAGGAGCAAAAGCTAGACTCTTTATGCTATCTAACAATGAATACTTACGATACGTACTATCTTTAGACAACCTGAATTGTTTGGTCCCGAACtctgtatttatttcattaatcttACTGCTGTCGGCCAAACATTCTTCCTTTTTTACTATTCCTTGTATagaaggtgaaacaaaatgtatgaaaaatggaccttaagctataaccttaagccaTGCCAATCATGTTCTACGATGCAtagcttttatattatagtggctattgagtaattaaatattttgatcgaCATTTAAAGATAGAACAAAAACTGTTAtgatgataaattttaaatttattaccttCTTTTTCGATATCATTAGAATCATTGGAAAATTTTACGCTCGTCTTTTTGGTAACATTTATCTCATTATTCTCATGCGTACTTTTAACAGATGGAGCAGTTTGTTTCGAGTTGATAATAATAGCACGGCGCAGGTTTTCGGGGCTCGATGAGCGATATCCTAAAACAACCAATATGAAAGCAacgagtttattaaaaataaattatgagatCTTGTCGGCATCTCGCAGTGTTATGtttgattaaattgttttatattttgagttaatATTTGGGTGAATTACTTTTATTCAACAAAAGGTTAAATACCCGATTCATTGTCCACTCCTAAACATTCAACATCCGAGGTGATCCATTCTTTGACGCTTTCGTTTGTGGTTTTGTAGATTTGTTGGATTAAATTAATTCGATCTACCACGAGTGTTGAATCATCATAGCTTGTATCAATTtctgaaagaaaatattgtttttatcacCAAAGAAACGAAATAGTAAACTATATACGCTGAGTTATTTATtagcttattaaatatattgaaatataaattgacgCCAAGATCTTCTAATGCGGAtttgtagatattataataattttgactcTAGGTTACTtacattttctaaaaatcaGCCTTGTTTTATATGCTGTAGCCGAAGAAGGCTgtgccactgttgggcacggccTTCTtcgactactgagagggattaggtctcagtccaccacgctggcctaaaaCGGaatgcggtttggtagactttacacgccctcaaaatttctatagagaatttctcaggtatgaggattcctcacgatgtttactttcaccgttaaagcaagcgataatttacaatgaatagacacataacttaagaaaagacagaaaaaaaaaacgaggtTGTGCCCCTGAAATTTTAGCCTGTGGACACTAGtttcggcagttcgttccatacccaactaggctatccgcttaatctctttatgaataatgttatattcaatctctttattaattgtatacTTACCGACATCACAGAGGGGTGACTCTCTGTGATCGCTATCAATGGAGTGCCTTAATTGTATTGCTGGATTAAATTCAAAGGAATTTAAGGGCGTGTTCAATGACATGAACCAGTCTGAAAATGTaattatctatacaaatatccaaatcgatttaatataatattcaaatattcttCACAAAAGCTTTTGAGTTAAGTTCATACACAACATAAGTGATATCATGTTCTGTATAACTATAGCTAGCTACGATATAGATTCTATGGTTAATGCTGATTACAAACCTAGTTGTAGAATTTATTTACCGTGAAAACGATCAGTCTCTATCAAACTGTCCGGTCTATATATCTGTCCTAACGTCGGTATAGGTTTCGCTGACACTACAGATGTTGCCTGAGTCCGATCTTCGGGACATAAATCTGTAGTAATATAtgatgttattgttaattttgtttcgaAAATTGCTGCTCACGTTTCATACGAATAATAAATCTGCGGTAAGCCCTTGCCATTGCTGCGAGAAAAACGTTTGAGTATAttgaaagttttataaatacgtAATTGGATGAAATAAATTGGACATTACCGGCATTGATTAGCATTTGAATTCTTTGTATATTCTTAGCTTCGAAAAGATGTTCAGATTGTTTTTTCAAGCTTGCGTTATCTGTTATTGATTCTTCATTTATATCCTTGCGTCGAGGAATACCGCTCGGTTTCTGCTTGTCtgtaaaaagcattttttttctatttcgatgtactattttaaatacataataatgtcaAAGATTATGTACTCACGTGGTTCATTACTTTTTGGTTTTTGTATTCGGTTCGACCGTTTATTGGTACCGATAATAATGTCACCTAAAAgggattttaattattacacgGTTAtgggaaataaataattgtccacaaaaactgaaataataatatcagccctgtattatatacttgcccactgctgagcacgggccttctactactgagagaaattaggccttagtccaccacgctggcctagtgcggattgatagacttcacacaccttcgaaattcttatagaaaacttctcagatgtgcaggtttcctcacgatgttttccttcaccgttaaagcgaacgataaattcacaaagaatatacacatgattttagaaaagtcagaggtgtgtgcccttgggatttgaatttgcggactttcgtcttggcagtccgttccacacccagctaggctatcgccgcttaaaaaaACTGAAAAGCATATTAAATCCAAACATTTCTTTATGCGCTCAGAGTCGATTATCGCCTTTAATGTGTGTGAAAAACGATAAAATGAGTCAAGCGACCGAAGCAAGCTCTCCGCTGTATTGGACGTCGAGTGTTACTATGTAGATTgaattgattgtttttttttcttttctccaATTATTGCTTATAATGATACTATAGTTTAATATACGCTAACTTATTAGCGTATATTAAACTATAGTGatcaaagtaaatttaaaaaatataatacctgcATTATCTTTTCCGTTTTGTTTGCAAAGATTCTTGTTAGTTCTGTAGAAGGAAGAATTTCTTACAAACCTTGGTAGCTTACTTGtgcattttttcttattttgttcgataatatttttgtttttcactgAAAGAACACCTTCGTTATTTCTAAacatgatttgtaaataatcgAGAAATAGCAGACTTACCGTAGGTGGTCATTAACTTATCACCAGATTTGGCAAACATTGGCTTATGCAGTCCATGAGCCTGCAATTTGGTTGATTCAACAACTTGTTTTGAATTTTCAATTTCCATGttcggttttatttataaaatgttagatCAAATACCGAAATAAACTTTAGAGTCCAAAATCAAGttacaattattatgaaaaacctaaatagaaaacacaaaataatgtttaatttttatattttatggaaaaattgaatgaaacattttgacatcaatgtcaaaattgttttcttttaattttgttatcctCCTTAATGGCTTAGAAGAAGTAGAGTCTTTACTGGAAATTCTTAGTCCTTGTTGGGTTGTTCATTTTTGCTTGTACTAGGTAGCTGTTGTGAATTTATTTCTTCCAATTTTCTCATCAAATCTTCTTGAACACTGTCGACTATTTCTTTTAAACTCTTAGCTGTAATAATCATAGATACATTAATATTTCCTcagattaattaaaaataagtgatGTTGATGATAAATGGAACGTGGCAAGTTATATAACGTCGTATTATACCTCCTAGATGTAGACCTTGTATTGGTATTTTGGCAACTTGCGAAAAAAGTCGGTCTAAACTTTAAACACAAACCTGTTTTTTGATTAAATTCCTCTGCAATTAGAGAAATCTTTTTTAAAGTCCCGACATGTTTCTCTATTTCACTGGCTACATCATGTTCACACCCAGTGTTTACAGATGCGTCTTGCATCATAGCTCGTCTTCTTTTATCAACTGCTATCTTTAGCACTTCGCTATTAACCAAAGGCATTTTAGGCATCTTGAATGCTGATTTGTGCGATGCTATATCCATTTCTTCAATAGGTTCATCATCAATAAGTATCCCTGTTAAAGGTGGTAAGGCCACGGTATCCTTCGATATGAGTTCGGGAGCGAATGATTGAAGCGTTTCGATTTTCATCGGGGAATCTTTCTTTGGCGGTGttcttttcgaaaattttattGGTAATGCATTTGTGATGCTTTCTATGATGGTctctgttaaataaaaatgaattaaacaaGGAAATTTGCATAATTTACGGTTGATAGATGCGGACAAACATAAGTTATTTTACAAACGCTAAGCAGCAAATCTGGTTTCTTTAGTATGTATCTTTTATATACTTACGAACAATATTTTTGGGAGACTCTTCTTCTTGTTTCTTTTTCATCGCTAATTTCCTTGTGAGTTCTGCCAGGAACATTGAACAAGTTGGAcctttaaatacaataatgatatcatgaataaaaatatttatttcgaatatACGAAGTGAGatggaattttattaaatttaccttCGCTTTTGCGTTTCTTTGCAGTTTTTGGTTTGACGGcaggttttttgtttttgcctTTGTAACGTGCTGGTTTATCCATGGCtgtaaattaatatcatatagATATTTCAAAGAAAACCTATATTAGATCTTATATCATTTGATATACGCTTCTTCTTTCCTTGTTTTTCTCCTTTTAACAAACCGTAgttcctttataatatttataagatctCTTTACAAGAATAACCCCAGTGAGTGTGTTTATTCGTGCTATTGACATATCTGGCTGCAGTTAAGCTCTACCGAAAATCTTTACACGAATTTGGATATTGTTAAAgtgaattcattaaaaatataatatttatgctaTTTTTGCATAATTCAGACGAATTGCCAAAACATTAGGTGTCGTTAGTAGATTATATTAAATCTTTACCATTATCAATGAATGCCaagttgtattattattaatattatgagccctgtattgtatactgtcccactgctgtgcacgggcctccgctactattgagaaggattaggtcttagtgCACCACACTGACCTAGTgcagattgatagacttcacataccctctaAATTCCTGTACAAAATATCTCGGGTATGCAGATGTCCTCACGATgtatccttcaccgttacagcaagcgataattcataatgaatatacataaaaaaattaagaactcGGAGattgtgcccttgggttttgaacctgcggatattcgtcttggctgtctgtttcacaaccaactaggttatcgctgCTTTCAAGATTTATTAGCATAAACACAATAAGGTATACATACCCCAGATAGATGCTTATATCGATTTGATTTTCGAAAATCTGGTAAtacaatatcaaattaattgtgGATAATACATAATCGATTACTGCGGGAAGTCCCGTATCTACGGGACCCCCGGGCGataatttattacctacttTGCTTTCtccaataaaactataattttcaGAAGTTTAACGTGACATCCCGTGACACACCATGACATCCAAAATGACATTTAAATGTCTATAGTCATCGGATGTGAAGTTATTGAGAAAGAGTTTTATAGGCAGgaataaaaactagtttttagtCGAGCCCCGTCCGCGTCTCTTTCTTTAATTGAATGACTCATAGTAACCGTGTACTTTTgagataaaaaattatctaagGCAATAGTTTCTCATctcattcaaatatttgttatttttatattttaaagcttCTGTTATTTGGTACTATTTTGAAGATAATTCTTACAAAGTCTTTTCAGTGAACGAGGTTTTGCtgcattttttattagaaatacgaCCAGTACTTATGGAAATGAgacaatttgattttttttgttatttttatttcaatcatcaAAGTTCTTCAATGTCGTCAAAATTTAGAAGATTACCTGAAAGAGAGAtagcttttattaataaaaatgaacttaATAAAGTAATGGTATGAAAAAACGAAttactaaaacaaatacaaaaaaaaaaaatcataacataaacGTGATGTCAACTTATCCAGGTAAAGAGGGAAAAActcaattttacaattattatgctGAATGTTACGCCAAATATCtataatagcttttgcccgcggctccgcccgcgttagaaagtttttcgggctaaagtattccgttataaaagtcacgcaatatattttcccgggagcctatgttctttccagggtctcaaactgtctccataacaaatttcatcttaatatgttgggtagtttttgagttaaatacgttcaggcagtcggatgcagcgggggactttgttttataatatatttttgtagaactttttaagaggaacaatcccgtcatacatcattgttgcataactttaactgtttacgcagcgcacgcaacggaagccctcaaaactaataaattttctccgtttttgcaacatgtttcattactgcttcgctcccattggtcatagcttgatgatatataccctatagcatttcaaaaacagagtgctatccaacacaaaaatatttttttcagttcgatctgatagtttctgagattagctattactgctccgctcctattggtcatagcgtgatgatatatagcccatagtactccacgaacaaagaactatccaacacaaaaatattttttcagtttgaaccggtagttcctgagattagccattactgcccgctcctattggtcatagcgtaatgatatatagcctatagcactccacgaacaaaggtctatccaacgcaaaaagaatttttcagtttggaccggtagttcctgagattatccattactgctccactcctattgggtatagcgtgatgatatatagcctatagcactccacgaacaaagggctatctaacgcaataagaatttttcaatttggactggtagttcctgagattagcgcgttcaaataaacaaacaaacaaacaaactcttcagctttatataatagtatagattacaaatattaatacagCGAACGAGttgcattaattaaaaaaaaaaacgctaaaATACTAAATAGTTACACAGtcaaaacaatatatatcaCCATTCAATTCTATATCTTACCTTTGACTTACTCCGGAGGCGTAACAGGTTTCTGAAAACGAAATTTGTCACACTTTGATGTCATTGgcttttaaaattgaatttctaGACGAAACTCCACCGGCGGTATCAATTTTAACAACTCGAGTGGAATTTCACAGGGGGATCTCAATGTATTGAGCCACTGTCCCGGAAAAACGTGTGGGCTGCTATTTATTGTACACACACTTTATCGGATATTTACCGGCGGGACACGGTGTAAACTTGGACAATATCGACTTTGCATGGTAACAATAAGTCGGTATATTAAGTTTACTCGAATGTTTACTATAAGGACCCacaaaattgtattgaaatttgATTCTGCATGgtaataataaatctatttattaagtttgttCGAATGTTTACAATTTAATGGGTATTGTGTTGAAATTCGACTCTGCATGGTAACAATAAGTcggttaattaaatttgtttgaatgtttactATTTGGTGGGTattgtattgaaattatataattagttaGTAAACATTTCCTATACTATTACAAAACCATAGTTTTCTgatgttattaatttatcaaaatacagAAATATGGATTATTAAAAACCATTAGTTAGTATTATCGGTGaatacataaatcattattgatacttatattttattaatgagtaTTTAAGCTTTAAATAAGAACATTGTCCGTATACGTCAACATTCGCTTATATAATTTACTGCAAATAGTTGCTAACTAACGCTCTACAACCTGATACTGGACAAGATCGGTGAGTCCGTGTAAGAGTAAAGCAAGAAAAGAAATCACACATCGTTAAACAGCTGCTTAAGAGTGCTTAGAAATAAGAGCTCAGTTAAATAACGGATACGATAATATTGGTTAGTCCTCTGACTATCGTTGAAAAGGTAAAAAGAAGTactatataatactagctgtcccaacagacgttgtctcgtcttaactatgaatttgcagcgcgcattttgtcaatcgctgacagttatttcaaacaattgacagttatatcaaattaataatttcgttaagttttctcaaattttccgtgcaatttgtggaattttttctttcgtaagaaccttctcctgacaataacaaacacaacaaaaaaaataaatagtgaaatcggtccagccgttcacgcgtgatgacgtgaccaagggaaattcTACCACACATAGTGCAAGCAATCAGTTTTtgtgcctggtattgttaactgtgtgtgtgtgtttgttttttttttcttttatacttttttgttgtatttatgtgtgtgtagagaaataaatggtttaaatggtaaaaaaaaaaaagaaaaaaaaaaaaaaagggattcatttttatatatgtagattaatatagattaattaattacg
Coding sequences:
- the LOC115445654 gene encoding uncharacterized protein LOC115445654, with the protein product MDKPARYKGKNKKPAVKPKTAKKRKSEGPTCSMFLAELTRKLAMKKKQEEESPKNIVQTIIESITNALPIKFSKRTPPKKDSPMKIETLQSFAPELISKDTVALPPLTGILIDDEPIEEMDIASHKSAFKMPKMPLVNSEVLKIAVDKRRRAMMQDASVNTGCEHDVASEIEKHVGTLKKISLIAEEFNQKTAKSLKEIVDSVQEDLMRKLEEINSQQLPSTSKNEQPNKD